The sequence ATCTGTATTAACAAGAGATAATGCTAATAATCCAAAATTATTAGATAAAAATAAGAAAATTCAATAAAATTTCAATTCTATAAACTATAAAAACTAAAACTATTTAAAAAAAGAAAAAAATAAGCTGATTTAATAAATAAACCAACTTTTTAAAACATTTTATATTTTTTACCATTTTCTTCTGTATGTTGCAAAACCTAGAATAGCTAATATTAAAAATACAACAATTGGAATTCCAGTTTTTTTCATAGCTGCAGCTCCTGCTGTAGCTGGATTGTCATTAGTTTCATTGGTATCGTTTGTATCATTGTTGTTTTTTGTTACTGTAAATTCAATAGATACGATACCTTCGTTGAAATTATCGCCTCCACCTACTATAACAGTAATTGTATGTGTTCCATTCGTAAGTTTACTAGCTGGCACAGTTAGTGTTGCAATACCATTACTATCTGTAACTTTATGACCTACTGTTTTTCCATCTAAAACAAAATCAACAGGATGACCACTTACAGGATCTCCATCCTCATCAGTCGCATTAGCAACAATAGTAACAGAACCATCATCATTTTCAGTAACAGTAATAACTACACTAATATTACCTTTTTTCACGTTAAAACTAGCACTATTTGTAAATCCATTGTATACATTGTTTCCTGCCCAAAAAACAGAAACATTGATATTTCCAGTATATGTTGGTTTATAAGCTAAACTCCAACGACCATTACTATCAGTAGTCACATTATAAGCAACACCATCAACAGTAACAGTAACTTGAATATTAGCTAAAGGATTACCATTATCATCAGTAGCTATACCAGTAATATTAACTGTTTTACCAGTACGAGCATCATCTGGAACAACAATAGTTGAACTAGTATTACCTTTAGAAGCATTAAACTCCAAAAACACATACTGATCATCCACTAAAGCATCAATAGCATGTATTCCTTCACCAGGAACAGTGAATTGATAAACAAATAGATCATCAGTAGTAGTATTATAGCTTTCACCATTAAAAGTACCAGTAATGACAAAGTAAGGCAAGTTTTCAACACCCTCATTAGTAAGAGTAGTATTTAAAACTAACAAAGCAAAATCCAGTTTATCTTCAGGACGAATGTTATCTAAACTAGTGAGGTTAGTAATATTTAATATATAGTGATTATTAGTATCAAAAC is a genomic window of Methanobrevibacter sp. TMH8 containing:
- a CDS encoding Ig-like domain repeat protein; amino-acid sequence: MSFIGNNITGIDYAMYIYSYDQFSGLSLLNNTFKSDDVGLYFALDGAVLSDILVKGNTIFAVNKGIGFEEYSPSSVNLTVNYNRIIASIGLDFTTIDDGSSFDYNWWGVNDISSKIFGFDTNNHYILNITNLTSLDNIRPEDKLDFALLVLNTTLTNEGVENLPYFVITGTFNGESYNTTTDDLFVYQFTVPGEGIHAIDALVDDQYVFLEFNASKGNTSSTIVVPDDARTGKTVNITGIATDDNGNPLANIQVTVTVDGVAYNVTTDSNGRWSLAYKPTYTGNINVSVFWAGNNVYNGFTNSASFNVKKGNISVVITVTENDDGSVTIVANATDEDGDPVSGHPVDFVLDGKTVGHKVTDSNGIATLTVPASKLTNGTHTITVIVGGGDNFNEGIVSIEFTVTKNNNDTNDTNETNDNPATAGAAAMKKTGIPIVVFLILAILGFATYRRKW